A window of Bradyrhizobium sp. AZCC 1610 contains these coding sequences:
- a CDS encoding acyl-CoA thioesterase, translating into MLTKAPHLFDDATRVTAGDSCWQGRTSPDYWAFVGPFGGCTAATILRALIDHPQRAGDPLSLTVNFCAPIAEGGFDLDVRLVKANRSSQHWCVEMTQGGGDVATLATAVFAERRPSWSHQQAAFPGAAPFEQARAFPNTPMTWTHQHDFRFVEGEPSFYGSPASSPLDAYSKQWIGDHVPRKIDMLSLMSMSDAFFGRVFLVRRELIPFGTVSLTTYFHTSSDELAAEDITRVLAVADAKIFHRSYGDQNGELWSPSGRLLATTTQIAYFKA; encoded by the coding sequence ATGCTGACCAAAGCCCCTCACCTGTTCGACGACGCCACGCGGGTCACCGCCGGCGATAGCTGCTGGCAGGGCAGGACCAGCCCGGACTACTGGGCCTTTGTCGGCCCGTTTGGCGGCTGCACGGCCGCGACCATCCTGCGCGCGCTGATCGACCATCCGCAGCGGGCGGGCGATCCGCTGTCGCTGACCGTGAATTTCTGCGCGCCGATCGCCGAAGGCGGCTTCGATCTCGACGTTCGCCTGGTCAAGGCCAACCGCTCGAGCCAGCATTGGTGCGTGGAGATGACGCAGGGCGGCGGCGACGTCGCGACGCTGGCGACCGCGGTATTCGCCGAGCGCCGCCCATCCTGGTCGCACCAGCAGGCGGCTTTTCCCGGCGCTGCGCCATTTGAACAGGCGCGCGCGTTTCCGAACACGCCGATGACCTGGACACACCAGCATGATTTCCGCTTCGTCGAGGGCGAGCCGAGTTTCTACGGCTCGCCGGCGTCCTCGCCGCTCGACGCGTACTCCAAGCAGTGGATCGGCGATCACGTGCCGCGAAAGATCGACATGCTGTCGCTGATGTCGATGTCGGACGCGTTCTTCGGCCGGGTGTTTCTGGTGCGCCGGGAATTGATCCCATTCGGCACGGTCTCGCTAACGACCTACTTCCACACGTCATCGGATGAACTGGCGGCCGAGGACATCACGCGGGTGTTGGCCGTGGCTGATGCCAAGATCTTCCACAGGAGCTATGGCGACCAGAACGGCGAATTGTGGTCGCCGTCGGGGCGCCTGCTCGCAACCACAACGCAAATCGCGTATTTCAAAGCGTAG
- the pyrE gene encoding orotate phosphoribosyltransferase, translating to MSKSASRARLAEIIRKRSFGRGEITLASGRKSDFYFNLKPTMLDPEGAALLAELTYEALKDDNLDFVGGLEMGAVPLAGAIAQLSWLKGHPIAAFFVRKKPKEHGARLAVEGLAKGETLQGKRIVIVEDVTTTGGSALKAVEAVRDAGGEIVLVLTMVDREEGATEVFAEAGLEFRSLYKAGEFLKG from the coding sequence TTGTCCAAATCAGCCTCCCGCGCCCGCCTCGCCGAGATCATCCGCAAGCGTTCGTTCGGCCGCGGCGAGATCACGCTGGCCTCGGGCCGCAAGAGCGACTTCTACTTCAACCTCAAGCCGACCATGCTCGACCCCGAGGGCGCGGCGCTCCTGGCCGAACTGACCTATGAGGCGTTGAAGGACGACAATCTCGATTTCGTCGGCGGGCTGGAAATGGGCGCAGTCCCACTGGCGGGCGCAATCGCGCAGCTGTCCTGGCTCAAGGGGCATCCGATCGCAGCGTTCTTCGTGCGCAAGAAGCCGAAGGAGCACGGCGCCCGCCTCGCGGTGGAGGGGCTCGCCAAGGGCGAGACCTTGCAGGGCAAGCGCATCGTCATCGTGGAGGACGTCACCACCACCGGCGGCTCGGCGCTGAAGGCGGTTGAGGCCGTGCGCGATGCCGGCGGCGAGATCGTGCTGGTGCTCACCATGGTCGACCGCGAGGAAGGCGCGACCGAAGTCTTTGCCGAGGCGGGGCTCGAGTTTCGCTCGCTGTACAAGGCCGGCGAATTTTTGAAGGGGTGA
- the rocF gene encoding arginase encodes MSERASRPKIALLGVPIEIGASQLGTLMGPDALRTAGIGRILDQLGFAVEDHGNMAKPDVTPDEGAPPANAKYYDTIKGWIRALSERSYSLARSGAVPIFMGGDHSLSMGSVNGVARHWHEQGRPLFVMWLDAHADYNTPQTTETGNMHGMSAAFLCGESGLDGLLGNHPRASIGPDRLDLFGIRSIDPLEKKLVFERRVAIADMRAIDEFGVGVLIRKVIERVRAQNGVLHLSFDVDFLDPAVAPGVGTTVPGGATYREAHLIMELLHDSDLVRSVDIVELNPFLDERGRTARVAVELIGSLFGLQITDRRTPSNAVLPGNG; translated from the coding sequence ATGTCCGAACGCGCCAGCCGACCAAAGATCGCCCTGCTCGGCGTCCCCATCGAGATCGGGGCCTCACAACTCGGAACCTTGATGGGGCCGGATGCACTGCGCACGGCGGGCATCGGCCGCATCCTCGATCAGCTCGGCTTTGCCGTCGAGGACCACGGCAACATGGCCAAACCTGACGTTACTCCCGATGAGGGCGCGCCGCCGGCGAATGCCAAATATTACGACACGATCAAGGGCTGGATCCGCGCGCTCAGCGAGCGTTCCTATTCACTGGCGCGCTCCGGCGCCGTTCCGATCTTCATGGGCGGCGATCACTCGCTGTCGATGGGATCGGTGAACGGCGTCGCGCGCCACTGGCACGAGCAGGGCCGGCCACTGTTCGTCATGTGGCTCGATGCCCATGCCGACTACAACACGCCGCAGACCACGGAAACCGGCAACATGCATGGCATGTCGGCGGCCTTTTTGTGCGGCGAGAGCGGCCTCGACGGGCTGCTCGGCAACCATCCCCGCGCCTCGATCGGTCCCGACAGGCTCGACCTGTTCGGCATCCGCTCGATCGACCCGCTGGAGAAGAAGCTGGTGTTCGAGCGCCGCGTCGCGATCGCCGACATGCGCGCGATCGACGAATTCGGCGTCGGCGTGCTGATCCGCAAGGTCATCGAGCGCGTGCGGGCGCAGAACGGCGTTCTGCACTTGAGCTTCGACGTCGATTTTCTCGATCCTGCCGTCGCGCCGGGCGTCGGCACCACGGTGCCGGGCGGCGCGACCTATCGCGAAGCACATCTCATCATGGAGCTGCTGCACGATTCGGATCTGGTGCGCTCGGTCGATATCGTCGAGCTCAACCCGTTTCTCGACGAACGCGGCCGCACCGCGCGTGTTGCCGTCGAACTGATCGGCAGCCTGTTTGGACTGCAGATCACTGATCGCCGCACGCCGAGCAACGCGGTGCTTCCGGGTAACGGCTGA
- a CDS encoding glutathione S-transferase family protein, with protein MTIELHTWNTPNGRKISVALEEMGLPYKVIPVNITKGEQMAPGFLKLSPNNKIPAIVDPDGPGGQPVGIFESGAILLYLGEKTGKFLPKPLAERIPVYEWLMWQMGGFGPMPGQVHHFIALENETDRAYGLKRFMAETRRLYGVLDRRLEGREFVADALSVADFAILGWAWRHPRHKVELKDFPNVERWYNAMMARPATKRGMEAKLD; from the coding sequence ATGACGATCGAACTGCACACCTGGAACACGCCGAACGGCCGCAAGATCTCGGTCGCGCTGGAGGAAATGGGGCTGCCCTACAAGGTGATCCCGGTCAACATCACCAAGGGCGAGCAGATGGCGCCCGGTTTCCTCAAGCTCAGCCCCAACAACAAGATTCCCGCGATCGTCGATCCCGACGGCCCCGGCGGCCAGCCGGTCGGTATTTTCGAGTCCGGCGCGATCCTGCTCTATCTCGGCGAGAAGACCGGCAAGTTCCTGCCCAAGCCGCTCGCCGAGCGTATCCCGGTCTATGAATGGCTAATGTGGCAGATGGGCGGCTTTGGACCGATGCCCGGCCAGGTGCACCATTTCATCGCGCTGGAGAATGAAACCGACCGCGCCTACGGCCTGAAGCGCTTCATGGCCGAGACCCGCCGGCTCTATGGCGTGCTCGACCGTCGCCTGGAAGGCCGAGAGTTCGTCGCCGACGCGCTGTCGGTCGCCGATTTCGCCATCCTCGGCTGGGCCTGGCGCCACCCGCGCCACAAAGTGGAGCTGAAGGATTTTCCGAATGTCGAGCGCTGGTACAACGCAATGATGGCCCGCCCGGCGACCAAGCGCGGCATGGAAGCGAAGCTGGATTGA
- a CDS encoding DUF2865 domain-containing protein — protein MRTELAFSRRRRRATFVAAVTLAGALTLTPGSVSAEGLFDFLFGGIQKQQTRQAPAQANFFADPFGINQPSHPAPAPRVAGSGPAFCVRSCDGKYFPLTMRGNASPVQTCQAFCPASVTKVFYGSSIDSAAAGNGERYADSENAYAYRKALSADCTCNGRSPSGLAPVDLALDTSLRSGDVVATTDGLVAYTGVRLGADQTAEFTPVTSYPGLTADVRARLGEMKVAPVSAEMVAASAPLPETRRDVELPTASIPKTAAPKPAKRAEVN, from the coding sequence TTGCGTACAGAGTTGGCTTTTTCGCGCAGGCGGCGCCGCGCGACCTTTGTGGCCGCCGTGACCCTTGCGGGTGCGCTCACGCTGACGCCCGGCAGCGTCTCCGCCGAGGGTCTGTTCGATTTCCTGTTCGGCGGCATCCAGAAACAGCAGACGCGGCAGGCCCCCGCGCAGGCGAACTTCTTCGCCGATCCGTTCGGCATCAATCAACCGTCCCATCCTGCGCCGGCGCCGCGCGTCGCGGGCTCCGGACCTGCCTTCTGCGTGCGAAGCTGCGACGGCAAATATTTTCCGCTGACCATGCGCGGCAACGCCTCGCCGGTTCAGACCTGCCAGGCCTTCTGCCCGGCAAGCGTCACCAAGGTATTTTACGGCAGCAGTATCGACAGCGCGGCCGCGGGCAATGGCGAGCGCTATGCCGACAGCGAAAACGCCTACGCCTATCGCAAGGCGCTGAGCGCCGACTGCACCTGCAACGGCCGAAGCCCGTCCGGGCTGGCGCCGGTCGATCTTGCACTCGACACCTCGCTGCGCTCCGGCGACGTCGTCGCTACCACCGACGGCCTGGTGGCCTATACCGGCGTTCGCTTAGGCGCCGACCAGACGGCGGAATTCACCCCCGTCACCTCCTATCCCGGCCTCACGGCAGATGTCCGCGCCCGGCTCGGCGAAATGAAGGTGGCGCCGGTCAGCGCGGAGATGGTCGCGGCCAGCGCGCCGCTTCCCGAAACAAGACGCGACGTCGAGCTGCCGACCGCCTCCATACCGAAGACCGCCGCGCCGAAGCCGGCGAAGCGGGCGGAAGTAAACTAG
- a CDS encoding HugZ family pyridoxamine 5'-phosphate oxidase: MQPTSDFDASKLARSLLRRSRQGALATLMPESGDPYCSLVNVASHADASPILLISRLALHTKNIFGDSRVSLMLDERAAGDPLEGARIMLAGRAEEATGEAAKILRRRYLNAHPSAETFVDFKDFSFFQIAPSGLHLVAGFGRIIDLKPEQFLTEIGDAADLLEAEQGAVEHMNEDHREAMNLYATKLLGAEPAVWRCTGCDPDGMDLQAGSATLRLDFPERVASAMALRKMLVRLAGEARAKG; encoded by the coding sequence ATGCAGCCGACCTCAGATTTTGATGCTTCCAAACTCGCCCGTTCGCTCTTGCGGCGCAGCCGGCAGGGCGCGCTCGCCACCCTTATGCCCGAAAGCGGCGATCCCTATTGCTCGTTGGTTAACGTCGCAAGCCACGCCGACGCGTCCCCGATTCTGCTGATTTCGCGGCTCGCGCTGCATACGAAAAATATTTTCGGCGACAGCCGCGTATCGCTGATGCTGGACGAGCGCGCCGCCGGCGATCCCCTGGAGGGCGCGCGAATCATGCTGGCGGGCCGGGCCGAGGAGGCCACAGGGGAGGCTGCGAAAATCCTGCGGCGGCGCTACCTCAACGCCCATCCATCCGCGGAAACCTTTGTGGATTTCAAGGACTTTTCGTTCTTTCAGATTGCCCCGTCAGGCCTGCACCTGGTCGCCGGTTTTGGCCGCATCATCGACCTCAAGCCAGAGCAGTTTCTGACCGAGATCGGCGATGCCGCCGATTTGCTGGAAGCCGAGCAGGGTGCCGTCGAGCATATGAACGAGGATCACCGCGAGGCGATGAACCTCTATGCGACCAAACTGCTGGGGGCAGAGCCTGCCGTTTGGCGCTGCACCGGCTGCGATCCTGATGGCATGGACTTGCAGGCCGGCAGCGCGACGCTGCGGCTTGATTTCCCGGAACGGGTCGCCAGCGCCATGGCATTGCGCAAGATGCTGGTTCGGCTGGCGGGTGAGGCGCGGGCCAAGGGCTAA
- a CDS encoding phosphoenolpyruvate carboxykinase, producing MQETGLRNGAFGADKFGLKNLKSVHWNLGAPQLYQYSLSAGEAVLSADGALCADTGEFTGRSPKDKFTVRDATTDKNMWWAGNQSITADQFSALHADFLKHAEGMTLFAQDLYGGADPSFQIKTRVFTELAWHSLFIRTLLIRPEASALKDFVPELTIIDLPSFRADPKRHGVRSENVVAIDFARKIVLIGGSYYAGEMKKSVFTTLNYYLPAKGVMPMHCSANVGPKGDTAIFFGLSGTGKTTLSADPNRTLIGDDEHGWGNDGVFNFEGGCYAKCIKLSKEAEPQIFAASSRFGAVLENVVMDERTRVVDFDDGSKTENTRSAYPLDFIPNASRTGRAGQPKNVVMLAADAFGVLPPIAKLSPAQAMYHFLSGYTAKVAGTERGLGNEPQPEFSTCFGSPFLPLDPSVYGNMLRELIAKHNVDCWLVNTGWTSGKYGTGSRMPIKVTRALLTAALDGSLRNVEFRTDKYFGFAVPTALPGVPSEILNPVNTWKDKAEFDKTARSLVGMFQKNFAKFEAQVDAEVRAAAPDLKLAAE from the coding sequence GTGCAAGAGACGGGTCTACGCAACGGTGCCTTCGGCGCCGACAAATTCGGCTTAAAGAATCTCAAATCGGTGCACTGGAATCTCGGTGCGCCGCAGCTCTATCAATATTCGCTCTCCGCGGGTGAAGCTGTATTGTCGGCGGATGGCGCGTTGTGTGCGGACACCGGTGAGTTCACCGGCCGCAGCCCCAAGGACAAGTTCACGGTTCGCGATGCGACCACCGACAAGAACATGTGGTGGGCCGGCAACCAGTCGATCACCGCGGACCAGTTCTCCGCGCTCCATGCCGACTTCCTCAAGCATGCCGAAGGCATGACGCTGTTTGCGCAGGACCTCTACGGCGGCGCGGATCCGAGCTTCCAGATCAAGACGCGCGTCTTCACCGAGCTCGCCTGGCACTCGCTGTTCATCCGCACGTTGCTGATCCGTCCCGAGGCGTCCGCGCTGAAGGATTTCGTGCCCGAACTCACCATCATCGACCTGCCGAGCTTCCGCGCCGATCCCAAACGGCATGGTGTGCGCTCGGAGAACGTCGTCGCGATCGATTTCGCCCGCAAGATCGTCCTGATAGGCGGGTCTTATTATGCCGGCGAGATGAAGAAGTCGGTCTTCACCACGCTGAACTATTATCTGCCCGCGAAGGGCGTAATGCCGATGCACTGCTCGGCCAATGTCGGCCCCAAGGGCGACACCGCGATCTTCTTCGGCCTGTCCGGCACCGGCAAGACCACGCTGTCGGCCGATCCGAACCGTACCCTGATCGGCGACGACGAGCACGGCTGGGGCAATGACGGCGTCTTCAATTTCGAGGGCGGCTGCTACGCCAAATGCATCAAGCTGTCGAAGGAAGCCGAGCCGCAGATCTTCGCGGCCAGCAGCCGCTTCGGCGCCGTGCTTGAGAACGTCGTGATGGACGAGCGGACCCGCGTGGTCGACTTCGACGACGGGTCGAAGACCGAGAACACCCGTTCGGCCTATCCGCTCGACTTCATCCCGAACGCTTCACGCACCGGCCGCGCCGGCCAGCCGAAGAACGTCGTGATGCTGGCGGCCGATGCCTTCGGCGTGCTGCCGCCGATTGCAAAGCTTTCGCCGGCGCAGGCGATGTATCACTTCCTGTCCGGCTACACCGCCAAGGTCGCCGGCACCGAGCGCGGTCTCGGCAACGAGCCGCAGCCGGAATTCTCCACCTGCTTCGGCTCGCCGTTCCTGCCGCTCGATCCTTCCGTCTACGGCAACATGCTGCGTGAGCTGATTGCGAAGCACAATGTCGATTGCTGGCTGGTCAACACCGGCTGGACCAGCGGCAAATACGGCACCGGCAGCCGGATGCCGATCAAGGTGACGCGCGCGCTGCTGACCGCCGCGCTCGACGGCAGCCTGCGCAACGTCGAATTCCGCACCGACAAATATTTCGGATTTGCGGTGCCGACCGCGCTGCCGGGCGTGCCGAGCGAGATTCTCAATCCCGTCAATACCTGGAAGGACAAGGCCGAGTTCGACAAGACCGCCCGTAGCCTGGTCGGCATGTTCCAGAAGAACTTCGCCAAGTTCGAAGCCCAGGTCGACGCCGAAGTCCGCGCCGCCGCGCCGGACCTGAAGCTCGCGGCGGAGTAA
- a CDS encoding glycogen/starch/alpha-glucan phosphorylase: MDELALTEIKGAILAKLRLAIGKDAGMATRRDWYKAAALALRDRIVHRWLTAEKESYDAGSKRVYYLSLEFLIGRLFTDALNNMGLLPVFEAALGDLGVGLDDLRKCEPDAALGNGGLGRLAACFMESMATLAIPAIGYGIRYDFGLFRQIIAQGWQHEYPDEWLSFGNPWEFQRAEVVYHIHFGGFVDHVDDRGRDRATWRPGETVQAVAYDTPIVGWRGQHVNALRLWSARAPDPLRLDVFNTGDYLGAVAEEARAESICKFLYPNDESSAGRELRLRQEYFFVSASLQDLVKRHLASDGQLRNLPSKVAVQLNDTHPSLAVTELMRILVDLHNFRWDEAWKITVATLSYTNHTLLPEALETWPVELFERLLPRHLEIIYRINTAHLALADQRCPGDIDYRASVSLIDEKSGRRVRMGQLAFVGSHRINGVSAMHSDLMKETVFHDLNHLYPGRITNKTNGITFRRWLMLANPKLTGLMREVCGDAVLDDFSLFERLEARASDNAFQQRFRDVKHQNKVALARLINERLGIKIDPSALFDIQIKRIHEYKRQLLNVVETVALYQAIKDEPQRDWVPRVKIFAGKAAASYRYAKLIIKLINDVAEVVNNDPDVSGRLKVVFLADYNVSLAEVIIPAADLSEQISTAGMEASGTGNMKLALNGALTIGTLDGANIEIRDHVGAENIAIFGMEAGDVMVRRKQGLDATDVISRSPRLARAITAIESGAFSPDDPARFASMGHALRYLDHYMVSADFDSYYAAQRGIDARWQVVPAWTRASILNVARMPWFSSDRTIREYAEDIWHVPVRAAAPVPETSAQRGATR, translated from the coding sequence ATGGACGAGCTGGCGCTGACCGAAATCAAGGGCGCAATCCTCGCCAAGCTCCGGCTTGCGATCGGCAAGGACGCCGGCATGGCGACACGGCGCGACTGGTACAAGGCCGCAGCGCTGGCGCTGCGCGACCGCATCGTGCACCGCTGGCTGACGGCAGAAAAGGAGAGCTACGACGCCGGCAGCAAGCGGGTCTATTACCTCTCGCTCGAATTCCTGATCGGCCGTCTGTTCACCGACGCGCTGAACAATATGGGCCTGCTGCCGGTGTTCGAGGCGGCGCTCGGCGATCTCGGCGTCGGGCTTGACGACCTGCGCAAATGCGAGCCGGACGCGGCGCTCGGCAATGGCGGCCTCGGGCGGCTCGCGGCGTGCTTCATGGAGAGCATGGCGACGCTGGCCATTCCCGCCATTGGCTACGGCATCCGCTACGATTTCGGTCTGTTCCGCCAGATCATCGCGCAGGGCTGGCAGCACGAATACCCGGACGAATGGCTGAGTTTTGGCAACCCCTGGGAGTTCCAGCGGGCCGAGGTGGTCTACCACATCCATTTCGGCGGCTTTGTCGACCACGTCGACGACCGCGGCCGCGACCGCGCCACCTGGCGTCCGGGAGAAACCGTGCAGGCTGTCGCCTACGACACCCCGATCGTGGGCTGGCGCGGCCAGCACGTCAACGCGCTGCGGCTATGGTCGGCGCGCGCGCCCGACCCGCTGCGGCTCGACGTCTTCAACACCGGCGATTATCTCGGCGCCGTCGCTGAAGAAGCGCGCGCGGAATCGATCTGCAAATTCCTCTATCCGAACGACGAGAGCTCCGCGGGGCGCGAACTCCGGTTGCGGCAGGAATATTTCTTCGTCTCGGCTTCCCTGCAGGATCTGGTCAAGCGGCACCTCGCTTCCGACGGGCAGTTGCGCAACCTCCCCTCCAAGGTCGCGGTCCAGCTCAATGACACCCATCCGAGCCTCGCCGTCACCGAGCTGATGCGCATCCTGGTCGACCTGCACAATTTCCGCTGGGACGAGGCCTGGAAGATCACGGTGGCGACGCTGTCCTACACCAATCACACGCTGCTGCCGGAGGCGCTGGAGACCTGGCCGGTCGAACTGTTCGAGCGGCTATTGCCGCGGCATCTCGAAATCATCTACCGCATCAATACCGCGCATCTGGCGCTGGCAGATCAGCGTTGCCCTGGCGATATCGACTACCGCGCCTCGGTGTCGCTGATCGACGAGAAGTCCGGACGGCGGGTGCGGATGGGGCAGCTCGCTTTCGTCGGCTCGCACCGCATCAACGGCGTCTCGGCAATGCATTCGGACCTGATGAAGGAGACCGTGTTCCACGATCTCAACCATCTCTATCCCGGCCGCATCACCAACAAGACCAACGGCATCACCTTCCGCCGCTGGCTGATGCTGGCCAACCCGAAGCTGACCGGCCTCATGCGCGAGGTCTGCGGCGACGCCGTGCTCGACGACTTCTCGCTGTTCGAGCGCCTCGAGGCCCGCGCCAGTGACAACGCATTCCAGCAGCGTTTTCGCGACGTCAAGCATCAGAACAAGGTGGCGCTGGCGCGGCTTATCAACGAGCGGCTCGGCATCAAGATCGATCCGTCGGCGCTGTTCGACATCCAGATCAAGCGCATCCACGAATACAAGCGGCAATTGCTCAACGTCGTCGAGACCGTCGCGCTGTATCAGGCGATCAAGGACGAGCCGCAGCGTGACTGGGTGCCGCGGGTGAAGATCTTCGCCGGCAAGGCGGCGGCGAGCTATCGCTACGCCAAGCTGATCATCAAGCTGATCAACGACGTCGCCGAGGTCGTCAACAACGACCCCGACGTCTCGGGGCGGCTGAAGGTCGTCTTCCTCGCCGACTACAATGTCAGCCTTGCCGAGGTTATCATTCCAGCCGCCGATCTCTCCGAGCAGATTTCGACCGCCGGCATGGAGGCCTCCGGTACCGGCAACATGAAGCTGGCGCTCAACGGCGCGCTCACCATCGGCACGCTTGACGGCGCCAATATCGAAATCCGCGATCATGTCGGCGCGGAGAACATCGCGATCTTCGGCATGGAGGCCGGCGACGTCATGGTCCGCCGCAAGCAGGGCCTGGACGCCACGGATGTGATCAGCCGCTCGCCGCGGCTGGCGCGGGCCATTACCGCAATCGAGAGCGGCGCGTTCTCGCCCGACGATCCTGCCCGCTTTGCCTCGATGGGTCACGCGCTGCGCTATCTCGACCACTACATGGTCTCGGCCGATTTCGATTCCTACTACGCGGCCCAGCGCGGCATCGACGCCCGCTGGCAGGTGGTGCCGGCCTGGACCCGTGCCTCGATCCTCAACGTGGCGCGGATGCCCTGGTTCTCCTCCGACCGCACCATCCGGGAGTATGCCGAGGATATCTGGCACGTGCCGGTGCGCGCGGCCGCGCCGGTGCCGGAGACAAGCGCCCAGCGCGGGGCGACGCGGTAA